The Equus quagga isolate Etosha38 chromosome 10, UCLA_HA_Equagga_1.0, whole genome shotgun sequence genome includes a region encoding these proteins:
- the SLC25A43 gene encoding solute carrier family 25 member 43 isoform X4, with translation MATWRRDGRLTGSQRLLCAGLAGALSLSVTAPLELATVLAQVNGARGPWAAGLRAWRAEGPRALWKGNALACLRLFPCSAVQLAAYRKFVVLFTDDLGHISQWSSIMAGSLAGMVSTIVTYPTDLIKTRLIVQNMLEPSYRGILHAFSTVYQQEGFLALYRGVSLTVLGALPFSAGSLLVYMNLEKIWNGPRDRFSLLQNFANVCLAAAVTQTLSFPFDTVKRKMQPLLTSAKQAGKNPNKPGTIDNNGPVVPDSLAEEITAFEMGRCLSRIGPAFS, from the exons ATGGCGACTTGGCGGCGGGACGGCCGGCTGACGGGCAGCCAGCGGCTGCTGTGCGCCGGGCTGGCGGGGGCGCTCAGCCTCAGCGTCACCGCGCCGCTGGAGCTCGCCACCGTGCTGGCACAGGTCAACGGAGCGCGGGGGCCGTGGGCCGCGGGGCTGCGCGCGTGGCGGGCCGAGGGGCCCCGCGCCCTGTGGAAGGGGAACGCGCTGGCGTGCCTGCGCCTCTTCCCCTGCAGCGCCGTGCAACTCGCCGCCTACCGCAA GTTTGTCGTGTTGTTCACGGATGACCTGGGCCATATTTCCCAGTGGAGCTCCATCATGGCTGGGAGTCTCGCAGGCATGGTTTCTACCATTGTGACATATCCTACAGACCTCATCAAAACCCGCTTGATTGTGCAGAACATGCTGGAACCGTCTTACAGGGGTATCCTCCATGCTTTTTCTACTGTTTATCAACAGGAAGGGTTCCTGGCCCTTTATCGAGGGGTTTCCCTTACTGTTTTAG GCGCTCTCCCGTTCTCTGCTGGCTCCCTTCTAGTGTACATGAACCTGGAGAAAATCTGGAACGGACCCCGAGATCggttctctctcctccagaaCTTTGCCAATGTCTGCCTGGCTGCTGCCGTGACCCAaaccctctcctttcccttcgaCACGGTGAAGAGAAAGATGCAG CCGCTCCTTACCTCAGCGAAACAggctggaaagaacccaaataaGCCGGGAACTATCGACAACAATGGTCCAGTAGTGCCTGACTCCCTTGCTGAGGAAATAACTGCATTTGAAATGGGTCGGTGTCTCAGTCGAATTGGCCCTGCATTTTCCTAA
- the SLC25A43 gene encoding solute carrier family 25 member 43 isoform X3, with protein sequence MATWRRDGRLTGSQRLLCAGLAGALSLSVTAPLELATVLAQVNGARGPWAAGLRAWRAEGPRALWKGNALACLRLFPCSAVQLAAYRKFVVLFTDDLGHISQWSSIMAGSLAGMVSTIVTYPTDLIKTRLIVQNMLEPSYRGILHAFSTVYQQEGFLALYRGVSLTVLGALPFSAGSLLVYMNLEKIWNGPRDRFSLLQNFANVCLAAAVTQTLSFPFDTVKRKMQLPPPGTSVQPRNACSRCSFRSEDTALFCLHSRSLPQRNRLERTQISRELSTTMVQ encoded by the exons ATGGCGACTTGGCGGCGGGACGGCCGGCTGACGGGCAGCCAGCGGCTGCTGTGCGCCGGGCTGGCGGGGGCGCTCAGCCTCAGCGTCACCGCGCCGCTGGAGCTCGCCACCGTGCTGGCACAGGTCAACGGAGCGCGGGGGCCGTGGGCCGCGGGGCTGCGCGCGTGGCGGGCCGAGGGGCCCCGCGCCCTGTGGAAGGGGAACGCGCTGGCGTGCCTGCGCCTCTTCCCCTGCAGCGCCGTGCAACTCGCCGCCTACCGCAA GTTTGTCGTGTTGTTCACGGATGACCTGGGCCATATTTCCCAGTGGAGCTCCATCATGGCTGGGAGTCTCGCAGGCATGGTTTCTACCATTGTGACATATCCTACAGACCTCATCAAAACCCGCTTGATTGTGCAGAACATGCTGGAACCGTCTTACAGGGGTATCCTCCATGCTTTTTCTACTGTTTATCAACAGGAAGGGTTCCTGGCCCTTTATCGAGGGGTTTCCCTTACTGTTTTAG GCGCTCTCCCGTTCTCTGCTGGCTCCCTTCTAGTGTACATGAACCTGGAGAAAATCTGGAACGGACCCCGAGATCggttctctctcctccagaaCTTTGCCAATGTCTGCCTGGCTGCTGCCGTGACCCAaaccctctcctttcccttcgaCACGGTGAAGAGAAAGATGCAG CTGCCACCGCCTGGTACATCAGTGCAGCCTCGTAACGCCTGCTCTCGCTGCAGCTTCCGCAGCGAGGACACGGCACTTTTTTGCCTTCATAGCCGCTCCTTACCTCAGCGAAACAggctggaaagaacccaaataaGCCGGGAACTATCGACAACAATGGTCCAGTAG